The Podospora bellae-mahoneyi strain CBS 112042 chromosome 7, whole genome shotgun sequence genomic sequence GCCCAATCCTGAGAATCTCAGAAGAAGCCCTTGTCCGCCTTACTTACAACATGGCAATTCGACATGCACCAGTCTTGAAAACTCTGGATGGTCGTGTGGTCCGGAAGCTTGCCGGAGGATTCAATTTCATCTTCATTTTCGCTTACTGAGAGTTCAAACTTGTGGTCCGCGTACCTGCTTTCTGGGGCAAGAGATGGACCGAGGAGGGGGCCCAAGGACATGTTCGAACGCTTCCTGCTCAGGGTCCTTTCCAGCATGGCCAAAACTATGGCTCAACTCGCCACCTTGCCTTCCTTTGACAATATTGGGTGCATTCAAGAGGACCCAGGCACTCCGGGCAAGTACATGGTTGGTCCCGTGTACCATCGAGAAgtgatggtggagaaggaagaTCCAAGGGTTGAGGCTACTGGCCCTTTCGACACTGCCGCCGAGTACCTCGCGATGCACACAAATGTGCCtgatggaggatggggtaTCTCGTGGACAATGGCAACTGGTAGACTTCTCCCGGTGCTCGTCACATATTTGCCGCAGAATGACGGCCGGTTCGTGCTCGAGCTCCCTGGATTCGACTCTTCAAACATCTTGGTGGACGCCAGCGGCAGGGTGACTGGGATTACCGACTGTGATCTCGCCCAGACGGTACCCGGTTATGTCGGTTACGCCAGGTATCCGGGGTGGATAACTCGTGACTGGGACCCGGTCTGGTACCGGCCTGACTCGGAGCATGAGGACTCCCCAATGGAACTGAATGCGTATCGAGATTATTACGCCACCGAGCTGGAGCGCGCTCTTGTCAGAAGAGACGATCTTGTCTGTGCCTTTGTGAAGCACACTCGGAGATCTCACAGGTACGAGGCCATCTGGATTGCCCTGCATAGCAAGCCGAGTCGCACCGAAATCGTCCACAAGTTTCTTCAACTGGCGTTGCCCAAACATGAAAACTCGTATCATCATATGATCTGGATTGGGGAGGATAGATATGAGGAtgaagagtgggaggagctgaaggaaGGATTCGACTGGCTGTTCTACTAAGATGATTCGGCGGCACTTAACCCATTGGCCGAGAGACCGCCAATTGTAGTTTCAGACTCGGACGTTTCAGACTCGGACGAGTCGGAAGCTGAAGATGAAGCTGCAGCTGAAACCTAAAGTGCTTAAATAGAACATGCTATCTCCCACGCTTACCATCTGACAAACTGATATCAGCTTGGTATCAAGCGCCTAAATAAGCAGCAGTGGCTAGGGGACAAtaccacctacctacctacctacctacctacttagATCTATCATCGTACCTTAGGTATTGAGAGCATACCTTATGCGAAACTCTAAAGCTGCTTACTGTGCTGCAAGGTCCCAGAGTGCCCACGTAACATGACGGTAGCCAGCCAATACGCAGTTTTACTCAAACGGTATCTCAACACTTAGTGAGTGAAAGGTCTTTGTTCTCAGCACTACCACTTTATACTGTTGATAGCTCTGGCCGTTACAATTCCGGAAATGTTTCAAACTGCGAGACTGCACCCGGGCTGCATGTCGAGCCTTTAGGATCCGCAGACATTGAAAGGCGAGCTGATCAAAGGGCTGGACTGGGAGTCGAACAGAGGGGAATGATGGGGATCTATCGAAGGTAGAATAAAGACCCTCCCAAACCTAGAGGCCTTGACCAGTGTTGGATACTAGCCGGTTCGCCATAGTACTATCTATTCACTGCAGCACCTCACAACGTTCAGGGCCTCGTTAGCCATTCCAGAGACAACTCGAGTTGATCATTCGTCAGTCTCTGACGTGTCAGTAACAACATTAGCGGGAAATCTACCTTGAGTTGGCCCCAATTAGAGCTAGCCGTGGCTCCAGCTGACATGATGCCGGGATCATATACTAATCATTGGTTCGTACACCCTTATGTTCCGAGTGAAACCCCCAGCACGGCTCACACTTCACCTGCCATGTAGCCCCGTATGCCACAAATCGCCAGATAGTCGCTGCAAGAATCAGGGGCACGTAAAGTGGTGTGGCGTCTGTTTGGAACACCATGACGAACGAGTTCCTGAGTGTAGTCACTGTCTTCAGAAGCGGGAGGCCGAGGCTGCGCGGTTGCAAAGAGAGGCGGAAAAGgcggaaaagaagaaaaacaagaCACCAAACAAACCGAAGAAACCGAagccagaggaggaaaaagaagacatAAACCCTGAGATGGAAGAAGCAAGATGCATAAAAGGTATCGCCTCTGGCGAAGGGCGCGGGGAAACGGACGATCTGACAAGCCTCCTCAGCGGGGGTGTCGCTTGGCTCGCTTGGTGATTCAATCCACCAGGCGAAGGTTGATTTGTTGGTGTGTCAAATCACAGCTGTGGACAATATGATTACGACGATGTACTGGAAGCAACTGGATATATATTTGCGGTATCTATTTTAAACGAAATGTCGGCGTTAGTGCTACGAAGAACAACTATGTTTGTTGTACCAGGTACCTACCCCTAAGATTTGCACACTGTTAGGATCTGgtttgggagatggagactTCACTTGGCAAGGAACCTCGCTGCTGGCGAGTATCGCGGTTCAGAGAGTGACAACAAATGAGCATTAAACAGCAAGTCTATCGAACCATTTCATAACAGGAACAATGCTTCGCTTATATatctccccaccatcaaaagTCCCTTCATTCATTAACCCATTACTTCATAACAAAACCCCCCTAAAACCCCTCCAACATGTCAGGCACTCAAGCCAAAGTCTGGGGAGCATAGCTCTTATCAGGCACAACAGCCTTCCCGTTGACCAACTCCCAGTCAGCATAAGCAGGCCAGACAATCTGCTTCTTGCTCCAGTCGACCAGAGACCAGGTGGTGAAGCCGTTGCCCTCGCCGAACTGGCCGCTCCAGGACGAGCTGAGGGTGTAAGGGCCGCAGGTGACGCCGGTGGTCGGGGCGCGGCTGGCGGGGGCGCCGGTGACGGTGTAGGAGCAGTTGGTCACGGCGGCACCGGTTTGGGTGTCGACGCCAAAGGTGACCTTGCACGAGGTATCGGCCTTGTTGCAGGTGCGGGTGAAGGACTTGACGACCCATTGGGGGgtggcggccatggcggaGACGGCGTCGCGGGCTTCGAGAGCGGgagcggcgagggcggtgccggcgaggccgaggaggacggtgGTGAGCTGCATTTTGAAatttggttgttttgtttgagTGTGGTAGAGTAGACTCGAGCGTGACTGTGACTGCAAGACtagatgctggtgatggtgatgaggaagtAAATTGGACCAAAACTGAAGTCATTCAACTCCTTTTATACCTATTTACTCGCATACAATTCAACATGTTGACCTCTCCTGACATAAACATGATCTGACATAAGACCCTTCCAGGATTCCCCGGATGGCCACAGCCGAATACATGCTATGCGAAGCATCTCCAAGCCGCAACACGAGAATCATAGTTTCATTGGGGCTTGGTCCGCAGCTCATCCGGCATAGTTGGAGCCACGGTGAAGAGTTATAGTGGGTAAGCAGATGCTGCGACGTTACTTCGGGTCCTTCGTATTCCCTCAACTCAGTCGCTCACCTGACCGCTCGGTGAATTCGtatccttcttttct encodes the following:
- a CDS encoding hypothetical protein (EggNog:ENOG503P63W), with the protein product MQLTTVLLGLAGTALAAPALEARDAVSAMAATPQWVVKSFTRTCNKADTSCKVTFGVDTQTGAAVTNCSYTVTGAPASRAPTTGVTCGPYTLSSSWSGQFGEGNGFTTWSLVDWSKKQIVWPAYADWELVNGKAVVPDKSYAPQTLA